A genome region from Pseudomonas sp. N3-W includes the following:
- the rpsK gene encoding 30S ribosomal protein S11, with the protein MAKPAARPRKKVKKTVVDGIAHIHASFNNTIVTITDRQGNALSWATSGGSGFRGSRKSTPFAAQVAAERAGQAALEYGLKNLDVNVKGPGPGRESAVRALNGCGYKIASITDVTPIPHNGCRPPKKRRV; encoded by the coding sequence ATGGCAAAACCTGCTGCTCGTCCTCGTAAAAAAGTTAAAAAGACAGTGGTTGATGGCATCGCCCACATCCATGCTTCTTTTAACAACACCATCGTGACCATTACCGACCGTCAAGGTAACGCTCTTTCCTGGGCTACCTCCGGTGGTTCGGGTTTCCGCGGTTCCCGCAAGTCCACCCCGTTTGCTGCTCAAGTAGCTGCTGAACGTGCTGGTCAAGCTGCGCTGGAATATGGCCTGAAAAACCTCGACGTTAACGTCAAAGGTCCAGGTCCAGGTCGTGAATCCGCAGTCCGCGCTTTGAATGGCTGTGGCTACAAGATCGCCAGCATCACCGACGTGACGCCAATCCCGCACAACGGGTGCCGTCCGCCGAAGAAGCGCCGCGTGTAA
- the rpsM gene encoding 30S ribosomal protein S13: MARIAGVNIPDNKHTVISLTYIYGVGRTTAQKICAVTGVNPAAKIKDLSDEQIEQLRGEVAKFTTEGDLRREINMKIKRLMDLGCYRGLRHRRGLPVRGQRTKTNARTRKGPRKPIRK; this comes from the coding sequence ATGGCCCGTATTGCAGGCGTTAACATTCCAGATAACAAGCATACTGTTATCTCGCTGACCTACATCTATGGTGTTGGTCGCACTACTGCACAGAAAATTTGTGCAGTGACTGGGGTAAACCCAGCAGCAAAGATCAAAGATCTGAGCGACGAGCAGATTGAACAGCTGCGTGGCGAAGTGGCGAAGTTCACCACTGAAGGTGACCTGCGTCGCGAAATCAACATGAAAATCAAGCGTTTGATGGACCTCGGTTGCTATCGCGGTCTGCGTCATCGTCGTGGTCTTCCAGTGCGCGGTCAGCGTACCAAGACTAACGCGCGTACCCGTAAAGGTCCGCGTAAGCCGATCCGCAAGTAA
- the rpmJ gene encoding 50S ribosomal protein L36 — translation MKVRASVKKLCRNCKIIRREGVVRVICSAEPRHKQRQG, via the coding sequence ATGAAAGTTCGTGCATCGGTGAAAAAGCTGTGCCGTAACTGCAAGATTATTCGCCGCGAAGGTGTTGTTCGAGTAATTTGCAGCGCGGAACCGCGTCACAAACAGCGCCAAGGCTGA
- the secY gene encoding preprotein translocase subunit SecY — MAKQGALSALGKGGMSELWARLRFLFLAIIVYRIGAHIPVPGINPDRLADLFRQNEGTILSLFNMFSGGALERMSIFALGIMPYISASIIMQLMTAVSPQLEQLKKEGEAGRRKISQYTRYGTVVLALVQAIGMSIGLAGQGVAFTGDFGFHFVAVSTFVAGAMFMMWLGEQITERGVGNGISMLIFSGIVAGLPRAIGQSFESARQGDINIFALVAIGLLAVAIIGFVVFIERGQRRIAVHYAKRQQGRKVFAAQTSHLPLKVNMAGVIPAIFASSILLFPASLGAWFGQSEGMGWLQDISQSIAPGQPLNILLFSAGIIFFCFFYTALMFNPKDVAENLKKSGAFIPGIRPGEQSARYIDGVLTRLTMFGALYMTAVCLLPQFLVVAANVPFYLGGTSLLIVVVVVMDFMSQVQSHLVSHQYESLMKKANLKGYGSGMLR; from the coding sequence ATGGCTAAGCAAGGTGCTCTCTCTGCGCTCGGCAAAGGCGGTATGTCTGAACTCTGGGCTCGTCTGCGTTTTCTGTTCCTGGCGATTATCGTCTACCGAATAGGCGCACACATCCCGGTTCCAGGTATTAACCCGGACCGACTCGCGGACCTGTTTCGACAGAATGAGGGGACCATTCTTAGCTTGTTCAACATGTTTTCCGGCGGCGCGCTGGAACGGATGAGTATCTTTGCACTGGGGATCATGCCGTACATTTCGGCATCGATCATCATGCAACTGATGACCGCCGTCAGCCCGCAGCTGGAGCAGTTGAAGAAGGAAGGTGAAGCTGGCCGTCGCAAGATCAGCCAGTACACCCGCTACGGCACTGTCGTCCTCGCTCTCGTTCAGGCAATTGGCATGTCCATTGGTCTGGCGGGGCAGGGCGTTGCGTTCACTGGTGACTTTGGCTTCCATTTCGTCGCGGTATCCACTTTTGTGGCTGGTGCGATGTTCATGATGTGGCTGGGTGAGCAGATTACTGAGCGTGGTGTTGGCAACGGTATCTCGATGTTGATTTTTTCGGGTATCGTCGCCGGTCTTCCGAGAGCGATCGGGCAGTCTTTCGAGTCTGCGCGTCAGGGTGATATCAACATTTTCGCCCTGGTTGCCATCGGTTTGCTGGCAGTAGCGATTATCGGTTTCGTGGTGTTCATTGAGCGTGGTCAGCGTCGTATTGCTGTTCACTACGCCAAGCGTCAGCAGGGCCGCAAGGTTTTTGCTGCGCAGACTAGCCACTTGCCGCTGAAGGTGAACATGGCCGGCGTTATTCCGGCTATTTTCGCGAGCAGCATTTTGCTGTTCCCGGCTTCGTTGGGTGCCTGGTTTGGTCAGTCTGAAGGTATGGGCTGGTTGCAGGACATCTCGCAGTCGATCGCTCCTGGTCAGCCGTTGAATATTCTGCTGTTTAGTGCAGGGATTATTTTCTTCTGCTTCTTCTATACGGCGTTGATGTTCAATCCGAAAGACGTAGCGGAAAACCTGAAGAAGTCCGGTGCCTTTATTCCGGGCATCCGTCCAGGCGAGCAGTCTGCGCGCTACATTGATGGCGTTCTGACTCGTTTGACCATGTTCGGTGCTCTTTACATGACGGCCGTGTGCCTGCTGCCCCAGTTCCTGGTGGTTGCAGCAAACGTACCGTTCTACCTTGGCGGGACCTCGTTGCTGATCGTCGTCGTGGTTGTGATGGACTTCATGTCCCAAGTACAATCGCACCTCGTTTCGCACCAGTACGAATCCCTGATGAAGAAAGCCAACCTGAAGGGCTACGGCAGCGGCATGTTGCGCTGA
- the rplO gene encoding 50S ribosomal protein L15 — protein sequence MKLNDLSPAPGSRREKHRPGRGIGSGLGKTGGRGHKGQSSRSGGTIAPGFEGGQQPLHRRLPKFGFVSLKAMDRAEVRLSELAKVEGDIVTVQSLKDANVINVNVQRVKIMLSGEVTRAVTIGKGIGATKGARAAIEAAGGKFEE from the coding sequence ATGAAACTCAATGATCTGAGTCCAGCGCCGGGTTCCCGTCGCGAAAAGCATCGTCCGGGCCGTGGTATCGGTAGTGGTTTGGGCAAGACCGGTGGCCGTGGCCACAAAGGTCAGTCCTCTCGCTCCGGTGGCACCATTGCTCCAGGCTTTGAAGGCGGTCAACAGCCGCTGCATCGTCGCCTGCCGAAGTTCGGTTTCGTTTCCCTGAAAGCCATGGACCGCGCAGAAGTGCGTCTGTCCGAGCTGGCTAAAGTGGAAGGCGACATCGTCACCGTGCAGTCCCTGAAAGATGCCAACGTGATCAACGTCAACGTACAGCGTGTGAAAATCATGCTGTCCGGCGAAGTTACTCGCGCTGTCACAATCGGCAAGGGAATCGGCGCCACCAAAGGTGCGCGTGCGGCTATCGAAGCAGCTGGCGGCAAGTTCGAGGAATAA
- the rpmD gene encoding 50S ribosomal protein L30, with protein sequence MATVKVTLIKSMTGRIPNHKLCVKGLGLRRIGHTVEVLDTPENRGMINKAYYMLRVEG encoded by the coding sequence ATGGCTACCGTTAAAGTTACGCTGATCAAAAGCATGACCGGCCGCATCCCTAACCACAAATTGTGCGTTAAGGGTCTGGGTCTGCGTCGCATCGGTCACACTGTAGAAGTACTTGATACTCCCGAGAATCGCGGGATGATCAACAAGGCTTACTACATGCTGCGTGTCGAGGGTTAA
- the rpsE gene encoding 30S ribosomal protein S5 codes for MSNNDQKRDEGYIEKLVQVNRVAKTVKGGRIFTFTALTVVGDGKGRVGFGRGKSREVPAAIQKAMEAARRNMIQVDLNGTTLQYAMKSGHGASKVYMQPASEGTGIIAGGAMRAVLEVAGVQNVLAKCYGSTNPVNVVHATFKGLKAMQSPESIAAKRGKSVKEIF; via the coding sequence ATGTCAAATAACGACCAAAAGCGCGACGAAGGCTACATTGAGAAGCTGGTTCAAGTTAACCGCGTAGCCAAAACCGTAAAAGGCGGCCGTATCTTCACTTTCACCGCGTTGACCGTGGTTGGTGATGGTAAAGGGCGTGTTGGCTTCGGCCGTGGCAAGTCACGTGAAGTGCCTGCCGCGATCCAGAAGGCAATGGAAGCTGCTCGTCGCAACATGATCCAAGTTGATCTGAACGGCACCACGCTGCAGTACGCAATGAAGTCCGGTCACGGCGCTTCGAAGGTGTACATGCAGCCTGCTTCTGAAGGTACCGGTATCATCGCTGGCGGCGCTATGCGTGCTGTCCTCGAAGTTGCTGGCGTTCAGAACGTTCTGGCCAAGTGCTACGGCTCGACTAACCCGGTAAACGTGGTTCACGCCACTTTCAAAGGTTTGAAAGCTATGCAGTCTCCTGAGTCCATTGCCGCCAAGCGTGGCAAAAGCGTCAAGGAGATCTTCTGA
- the rplR gene encoding 50S ribosomal protein L18, with translation MTDKKVTRLRRARKARLKMHELEVVRLCVFRSSQHIYAQVISADGNKVLASASTLDKELRDGATGNIDAATKVGQLVATRAKAAGVSQVAFDRSGFKYHGRVKALADAAREAGLEF, from the coding sequence ATGACCGACAAAAAAGTTACTCGACTGCGTCGCGCTCGCAAAGCACGCCTGAAAATGCACGAACTCGAAGTCGTGCGTCTCTGCGTGTTCCGTTCGTCGCAGCACATCTACGCCCAGGTCATTTCGGCCGACGGCAACAAAGTCCTGGCATCTGCCTCGACTTTGGATAAAGAACTGCGTGATGGCGCCACTGGCAACATCGACGCGGCCACTAAGGTTGGCCAGCTGGTCGCTACGCGTGCAAAAGCCGCTGGCGTCTCGCAGGTGGCTTTCGACCGCTCTGGCTTCAAGTACCACGGCCGCGTCAAGGCGCTGGCTGATGCTGCTCGTGAAGCTGGGCTGGAGTTCTAA
- the rplF gene encoding 50S ribosomal protein L6, translating into MSRVAKNPVKLPAGVEVKFAGQQLSVKGAKGTLELNIHSSVEIVEEAGELRFAARNGDQQTRAMAGTTRALVNNMVQGVSQGFERKLQLVGVGYKAQAKGTVLNLALGFSHPVDYELPEGITAETPSQTDILIKGIDKQLVGQVAAEIRDFRPPEPYKGKGVRYADEVVRRKEAKKK; encoded by the coding sequence ATGTCACGCGTCGCTAAGAACCCCGTTAAGCTGCCAGCCGGTGTCGAAGTCAAATTCGCAGGCCAACAGCTTTCGGTGAAGGGTGCCAAGGGCACTCTCGAACTGAACATCCATTCGTCCGTTGAGATCGTTGAAGAAGCTGGTGAGCTGCGTTTCGCTGCTCGCAATGGCGATCAACAAACTCGCGCAATGGCTGGTACCACTCGTGCGTTGGTAAACAACATGGTCCAAGGCGTAAGCCAAGGCTTCGAGCGCAAGCTCCAGCTGGTCGGTGTTGGTTACAAAGCGCAAGCAAAAGGCACAGTGCTGAACCTGGCTCTTGGCTTCTCGCACCCAGTGGATTATGAACTGCCGGAAGGCATCACCGCTGAGACTCCTAGCCAGACCGATATCCTGATCAAGGGCATCGATAAGCAGCTGGTAGGTCAAGTGGCCGCCGAGATCCGCGACTTCCGTCCACCAGAGCCGTACAAAGGCAAAGGTGTGCGCTACGCGGACGAAGTCGTCCGTCGTAAAGAAGCCAAGAAGAAGTAG
- the rpsH gene encoding 30S ribosomal protein S8: MSMQDPLADMLTRIRNAQMAEKSVVSMPSSTLKVAVAKVLKDEGYIAGYQISSEIKPLLSIELKYFEGRPVIEEVKRVSRPGLRQYKSVDDLPKVRGGLGVSIVSTNKGVMTDRAARAAGVGGEVLCTVF, encoded by the coding sequence ATGAGTATGCAGGACCCGTTAGCGGACATGCTAACTCGAATCCGTAATGCCCAGATGGCTGAAAAGTCCGTCGTAAGCATGCCATCTTCTACTTTGAAGGTAGCTGTTGCCAAAGTCCTGAAGGACGAAGGTTACATCGCGGGTTATCAGATCAGCAGCGAAATCAAACCACTGCTGTCTATCGAGCTGAAATATTTCGAAGGCCGTCCGGTCATCGAAGAAGTGAAGCGCGTTAGCCGTCCAGGCCTGCGTCAGTACAAGTCCGTCGATGATCTGCCGAAAGTTCGTGGCGGTCTCGGTGTGTCTATCGTCTCCACCAACAAAGGTGTGATGACGGATCGTGCTGCGCGCGCTGCCGGTGTCGGCGGCGAAGTTCTTTGCACTGTGTTCTAA